The following are encoded in a window of Fusarium falciforme chromosome 11, complete sequence genomic DNA:
- a CDS encoding NmrA domain-containing protein, which yields MQSVPQARTIVVLGATGNQGRGVVRALLQKTSPAFHVRAVTRDIEGSSAKRLVSEFGSTDRLRLVKGDVYDGPSLHSAFKDAYGVFAVTQNRIAGGTVDTEDDMKHELQAGRNIVDAAEACKIQHFVMSSLPNLTKASGGRFTKVYHFDYKHQIEQWARQRLPAVTALLPGLFYSNMLWPQYCRKEVLEDGTVRFCAPVPGNTLADWVDPAYDIGVFAAEVFAVGPEKTKSKTYPVVSPKVRFSDFSDIFTKSTSTPSSFKSTTIDQWGDTVAATVGEGYREDIKQMMQWIAQAPEKRICYGTIDPEEDTSWQDLGVRASTFEEWLARTNWRGPE from the exons ATGCAGTCAGTTCCGCAAGCTCGTACCATCGTCGTCCTTGGGGCCACCGGGaaccaaggtcgaggagtAGTGAGAGCTCTACTCCAAAAGACCTCACCAGCATTCCACGTCCGGGCGGTGACACGAGATATCGAGGGCTCAAGCGCTAAACGATTGGTATCTGAGTTTGGATCAACAGATCGACTTCGTCTCGTCAAAGGAGACGTATACGATGGGCCGAGTTTGCATTCAGCCTTCAAGGATGCATACGGCGTCTTTGCCGTTACCCAGAACCGAATTGCGGGCGGAACCGTCGATACCGAAGACGACATGAAGCATGAGCTCCAAGCAGGTCGAAACATTGTCGATGCAGCAGAGGCCTGCAAGATACAGCATTTTGTAATGAGCAGCCTGCCGAACTTGACCAAAGCTAGTGGCGGACGCTTTACCAAAGTCTATCACTTTGACTATAAGCATCAGATTGAGCAGTGGGCTCGACAGCGTTTGCCCGCCGTCACTGCTTTGTTACCTG GTCTCTTCTACAGCAACATGCTGTGGCCACAGTACTGCCGTAAAGAAG TTTTAGAAGATGGAACTGTGCGATTTTGCGCCCCCGTTCCCGGTAATACACTTGCAGATTGGGTCGATCCAGCATATGATATTGGAGTCTTTGCGGCAG AGGTGTTCGCAGTTGGACCGGAAAAAACCAAATCCAAAACGTATCCTGTCGTGAGCCCAAAGGTCCGGTTTTCTGACTTTTCCGACATCTTTACAAAGTCAACCTCGACACCGTCTTCCTTCAAGTCGACAACCATCGACCAATGGGGAGACACAGTCGCGGCGACTGTGGGCGAAGGGTACAGAGAGGACATCAAGCAGATGATGCAGTGGATCGCCCAGGCGCCAGAGAAAAGGATTTGCTATGGAACCATCGACCCCGAGGAGGATACCTCTTGGCAAGATCTTGGGGTTAGGGCGAGCACGTTTGAAGAATGGCTGGCTAGGACCAACTGGAGAGGGCCAGAATGA
- a CDS encoding DUF4396 domain-containing protein translates to MNGIAYHTRLCGARLLSRSPHINTAAFINAPSIGLSLQKQWTSSQSCSKKTPCQKSAPLSATSAAFWNSRPTWNRASVNTLRCLVGCTLGDFTAMWFLQAYYPDLSMGVVMPISMASGISSSILLETVMLRIGRDGLSWLTAAKTAIGMSFISMITMEAAENAVDYYLTGGNVSLNDPAFWLAAGLSIIAGFFAPLPYNYIRLRKYGKACH, encoded by the exons ATGAACGGCATCGCCTATCACACTCGCCTTTGCGGGGCCAGGTTACTCTCACGTTCACCTCACATCAACACGGCTGCGTTCATCAACGCACCCTCAATAGGCCTGAGTTTACAGAAGCAATGGACAAGCAGTCAATCATGCAGCAAGAAAACACCCTGCCAAAAGTCGGCTCCTCTCTCCGCGACATCCGCTGCCTTCTGGAACTCTAGGCCGACATGGAATCGAGCTTCTGTCAACACGTTGCGCTGTCTCGTTGGCTGCACGTTGGGTGACTTTACGGCTATGTGGTTTTTGCAAGCCTACTATCCGGATCTTAGCATGGGCGTCGTAATGCCAATATCCA TGGCTTCTGGCATCTCAAGCTCCATCCTGTTGGAGACCGTCATGCTTCGTATCGGCCGTGATGGATTGTCATGGCTCACAGCTGCAAAGACGGCCATCGGCATGAGTTTCATATCAATGATCACGATGGAGGCAGCCGAGAATGCGGTTGACTACTACCTCACCGGCGGAAATGTCTCTCTCAACGACCCTGCGTTCTGGCTCGCTGCTGGCCTGTCTATAATTGCTGGCTTCTTCGCCCCTCTTCCATACAACTACATACGCCTACGAAAGTATGGAAAGGCTTGTCACTGA
- a CDS encoding Cupin-2 domain-containing protein, whose translation MGNYTSTTSASAADGETEEMKSYLSALPAQHLDPLWSQMNMMVPPTPNPATKPHMWKYRDALPHLETAARLVPEEKAERRVLMLVNPSMQAPYTTDTIYGGLQIVNPGETAPAHRHLAFACRFIMDGEGFTAVEGKKMPLVRGDVVVTPIWHWHDHGNESDKPVIWLDMLNLPLFRFAPVHFAEGYSNPRYPSEHCDPCEWRFPWGPVEKALNASKDDYTIYQYTLADGKPLSNILTVQAERLNPGASVESQESQSYLYHCYEGTGRTEVEAPSGEKMVFKWEARDTFAIPSWCKIKHINESSTEKAYLVACHDGPFLECLGIQRRK comes from the exons ATGGGAAACTACACTAGCACCACGAGCGCCAGCGCCGCCGACGGCGAGACAGAGGAGATGAAGTCCTATCTCAGTGCTCTCCCTGCCCAACACCTCGACCCTCTGTGGTCGCAGATGAACATGATGGTGCCTCCCACGCCTAACCCTGCCACGAAGCCTCACATGTGGAAATACCGAGACGCTCTACCGCATCTGGAAACAGCTGCTCGGTTGGTGcccgaggagaaggctgagAGGAGAGTCCTGATGCTAGTGAACCCCAGCATGC AGGCTCCCTATACTACAGACACCATCTATGGCGGCTTGCAAATCGTCAACCCGGGCGAGACTGCCCCAGCACACAGACATCTTGCCTTTGCCTGTCGCTTCATCATGGATGGTGAAGGTTTCACTGCTGTCGAGGGAAAGAAAATGCCTCTTGTTCGAGGAGATGTTGTTGTCACACCTATCTGGCACTGGCATGACCACGGCAACGAAAGTGATAAGCCTGTCATTTGGCTTGACATGCTGAACCTTCCCCTCTTCCGCTTCGCTCCAGTGCACTTTGCTGAGGGTTACTCTAACCCTCGTTACCCTAGCGA GCACTGTGACCCCTGCGAGTGGCGTTTCCCTTGGGGCCCGGTAGAGAAGGCCCTCAACGCCAGCAAGGACGACTACACCATCTATCAATACACTCTTGCAGATGGCAAGCCTCTATCAAACATCCTCACCGTCCAAGCCGAGCGTTTGAACCCTGGTGCTTCGGTGGAGTCGCAAGAGAGCCAGTCATACCTCTACCACTGTTACGAAGGAACCGGTCGCACAGAGGTTGAAGCCCCATCGGGCGAGAAGATGGTCTTCAAGTGGGAGGCTCGCGACACTTTTGCCATTCCTTCGTGGTGCAAGATCAAGCATATTAATGAGTCTTCAACAGAAAAGGCTTATCTGGTGGCTTGTCACGATGGTCCCTTCCTCGAGTGCCTGGGTATCCAGAGGAGGAAGTAG
- a CDS encoding CENP-V/GFA domain-containing protein, with the protein MTAVVDEGTNTGEFFGISSAGSFTAQIKKAIDIRLGKPGTGPSNSVPATSRSVLGVTGAGDAPAPELSYVLPPRRQADHLMELYWFYVDPLYPFLDRKRWTNAYNAIFAGTVIDFNERIFVATLNIIFALSTQLLESQSLEQREQSSETYFRRAQDLLPMSPWESGSLELVQCLLVTSQYLQSTYNPHQTWMVVGSAIRMAQGLGLHLPETSADRSDPGERELLRRIWYGCILMDRMVSVTHGRPAMISKRPAMAVPLPNKSPPVDPRDVTSGRDTGYYSFFVESVRLYEIIHQTMIALYGGSHSGRCKAKEHHVPDHDSSDNDDEDLDKVVQLDRSLSKWEKKLPDHLKWNMLEANKDEIARRQAVILRMRFLHARILLLRPLLSRFCLTQSPAENSLADDTLQIRVIQQGAMFCVATAQNIITTLLTHQTLDSTVGLLPAWWYRVYYVYSAATVLIAAKLRPDVFPAVEIGRSWGQAISVLKAHEKFGQSARRCVAALHILSSKILQALPGGLPGHEGGSKRTSCRTSEGSQTGGGPDVPADIELPDLVQQLADEFETPMPDLSYQDLAHFNFDVNDMSWLNDMQGVWELLNE; encoded by the exons ATGACAGCTGTCGTTGACGAAGGGACCAACACTGGAGAGTTCTTTGGAATCAGTAGTGCTGGTTCCTTCACAGCTCAAATTAAAAAGGCTATCGATATTCGTCTGGGTAAACCTGGGACAGGCCCCTCCAACAGTGTCCCAGCTACCTCGCGTTCGGTTCTAGGTGTCACAGGCGCCGGTGATGCACCAGCTCCTGAGCTTTCCTACGTCCTGCCTCCACGTCGGCAAGCAGATCATCTCATGGAACTGTACTGGTTCTATGTAGACCCTTTGTACCCATTCCTCGATCGAAAGCGTTGGACCAATGCATACAATGCCATCTTCGCCGGGACAGTCATTGATTTCAACGAACGTATCTTTGTTGCTACCCTCAACATCATCTTTGCTCTTTCCACGCAACTACTTGAGTCTCAGTCTCTCGAGCAACGAGAACAGTCAAGCGAGACCTACTTTCGCCGAGCCCAAGACTTATTACCAATGAGCCCCTGGGAGTCTGGATCCCTTGAGCTCGTGCAGTGTCTGTTGGTTACCAGTCAATATCTTCAGAGCACTTACAATCCTCATCAGACATGGATGGTTGTTGGCTCGGCAATAAGAATGGCTCAAGGCTTGGGGCTTCACCTACCGGAAACGTCAGCAGATCGATCTGATCCCGGAGAGCGAGAACTATTACGTCGGATATGGTATGGGTGCATTCTCATGGATAG GATGGTGTCTGTAACCCATGGGCGTCCTGCCATGATTTCGAAACGTCCTGCAATGGCTGTCCCCTTACCCAACAAATCACCACCTGTTGACCCAAGAGATGTGACATCGGGAAGAGACACAGGATACTACAGCTTCTTTGTAGAGTCGGTCAGACTCTATGAGATAATTCACCAAACAATGATAGCGCTCTACGGAGGCTCTCATAGTGGCCGATGCAAAGCAAAAGAGCATCATGTCCCTGACCACGACAGTTCAGATAATGATGACGAAGATCTCGACAAGGTCGTTCAACTGGACCGTTCGCTCAGTAAATGGGAAAAGAAACTTCCAGATCACTTGAAGTGGAATATGCTGGAGGCGAACAAGGACGAGATAGCACGTCGTCAGGCTGTGATCCTCCGGATGCG CTTTCTTCATGCTCGGATTCTGCTTCTCCGACCGCTGTTGTCACGATTCTGCCTTACACAATCACCGGCTGAGAACAGTCTGGCCGACGACACTTTGCAGATCCGTGTCATTCAGCAAGGAGCGATGTTCTGCGTTGCCACGGCTCAGAATATTATCACAACACTTCTCACGCACCAGACTCTTGACAGCACTGTGGGCCTTCTACCCGCGTGGTGGTATCGCGTCTACTATGTGTACTCAGCTGCCACTGTTCTCATCGCCGCGAAGTTAAGACCAGATGTCTTTCCTGCGGTTGAAATTGGGCGCTCTTGGGGCCAAGCTATTTCAGTGCTGAAGGCTCATGAGAAATTTGGCCAATCAGCACGAAGATGCGTGGCAGCTTTGCATATTCTTTCATCCAAGATCTTGCAAGCTCTACCAGGAGGCTTGCCTGGGCACGAAGGGGGAAGCAAGAGAACTTCTTGTCGAACCAGCGAAGGGAGTCAAACTGGGGGAGGGCCTGATGTCCCAGCTGACATTGAGCTACCAGACTTGGTGCAGCAGTTGGCTGACGAGTTTGAGACTCCAATGCCTGATCTCTCCTACCAAGATCTGGCTCATTTCAACTTTGATGTAAATGACATGTCATGGTTAAACGATATGCAGGGGGTTTGGGAACTGCTTAATGAGTAA